In Agromyces archimandritae, one genomic interval encodes:
- a CDS encoding histone-like nucleoid-structuring protein Lsr2 has protein sequence MARKIIHQLVDDLDGTVLEPGDGETVQFALDGRAFEIDLTEANAKELRDALAPYLKAGRSLRAGAPAPRRAPRRNPSGRDLNAIREWARGKGHKVSDRGRVSEAILAEYDAAH, from the coding sequence ATGGCACGCAAAATCATCCACCAGCTCGTCGACGACCTCGACGGAACCGTCCTCGAACCCGGCGACGGCGAGACCGTGCAATTCGCCCTCGACGGCCGCGCTTTCGAGATCGACCTCACCGAGGCGAATGCGAAGGAACTGCGCGACGCGCTCGCGCCCTACCTGAAGGCCGGCCGTTCGCTTCGCGCAGGCGCTCCGGCACCGCGCCGCGCCCCGCGCCGCAACCCCTCCGGTCGGGACCTGAACGCGATCCGCGAGTGGGCGCGCGGCAAGGGGCACAAGGTCTCCGACCGCGGCCGCGTCTCCGAGGCGATCCTCGCCGAGTACGACGCCGCGCACTGA